The following proteins are encoded in a genomic region of Comamonas resistens:
- the mutL gene encoding DNA mismatch repair endonuclease MutL: protein MFGVNASSPDLSSAPTETIAQAVPERRPIRDLPDELISQIAAGEVVERPASVVRELVDNALDSGARQINVRLLAGGVRLIAVEDDGCGIPQAELPVALRRHATSKISDLHDLETVATMGFRGEALAAIASVSETSIFSRPAGQESAFLLDARSGELRPAARNQGTTVEVKELFFSTPARRKFLKTDATELAHCIESVRRHALARPDVGFAIWHEGKLVEQWRAATGTPEQAISGRLADVLGDNFVKNSLTVDHWAGPVHVTGRAGIPDAARSRPDHQFCYVNGRFVRDKVLTHAARAAYEDVLHGNKQPIYALYIEIDPARVDVNVHPTKIEVRFRDSREVHQAVRHAIDNALAAPRAAAVVEAAAQQAALDAARQPGLIDDTAATAFKPAAAPAWPQTRMSFGEERAGTPVSDLAKLWAPMREAAPAPLGATPQSAPPASPAQAPMAAAATEPTAAPAPDAAPADGEASGIKLRPSGQSSYFQAKPATAVVQEASAAINLAAPISAPAPVASTAAAAATSTPAAADNPPVWPLGRAVAQIHGVYILAENSQGMVIVDMHAAHERIVYEQLKNAVNGDEQIPSQPLLIPATFAATPEEVATAEAHADTLQTLGMEVSPFSPKTLAVRAVPATLAQGDAVELARSVLAELAQHDASTVVQRARNEILATMACHGAVRANRKLTIDEMNALLRQMEVTERSDQCNHGRPTWRQLSMKELDALFLRGR from the coding sequence ATATTTGGCGTGAACGCATCCAGCCCAGACCTCTCCTCCGCCCCCACCGAAACCATCGCCCAGGCCGTCCCTGAACGTCGGCCGATTCGCGATCTGCCCGACGAGCTGATCAGCCAGATCGCCGCCGGCGAGGTGGTCGAGCGTCCCGCTTCCGTCGTGCGCGAGCTGGTGGACAACGCGCTGGACTCCGGTGCCCGCCAGATCAATGTGCGCCTGCTGGCAGGTGGCGTGCGCCTGATCGCGGTGGAAGACGACGGCTGCGGCATCCCTCAGGCCGAGTTGCCCGTGGCGCTGCGCCGCCATGCGACCAGCAAGATCTCCGATCTGCACGATCTGGAAACCGTGGCCACCATGGGCTTTCGCGGCGAGGCGCTGGCCGCCATTGCCTCGGTGTCCGAAACCTCCATTTTTTCGCGCCCCGCAGGTCAGGAATCGGCATTCCTGCTCGATGCCCGCAGCGGCGAGCTGCGCCCGGCTGCCCGCAACCAGGGCACGACCGTGGAGGTCAAGGAGCTGTTCTTCTCCACACCCGCGCGCCGCAAATTCCTCAAAACCGATGCCACCGAGCTGGCCCACTGCATAGAGTCCGTGCGCCGCCATGCACTGGCCCGGCCCGATGTGGGCTTTGCCATCTGGCACGAAGGCAAGCTGGTCGAGCAGTGGCGCGCCGCCACGGGCACGCCGGAGCAAGCCATCTCCGGCCGACTGGCCGATGTGCTGGGTGACAACTTCGTCAAGAATTCGCTGACCGTGGATCACTGGGCAGGGCCCGTGCATGTCACGGGCCGCGCCGGCATTCCCGATGCCGCGCGCTCGCGCCCCGACCATCAGTTCTGCTATGTCAACGGTCGCTTTGTGCGTGACAAGGTGCTGACGCACGCCGCCCGCGCGGCCTATGAAGATGTGCTGCACGGCAACAAACAGCCTATCTATGCGCTGTATATCGAGATCGATCCCGCACGCGTGGACGTGAACGTACACCCGACCAAGATCGAGGTGCGCTTTCGCGACAGCCGCGAAGTTCACCAGGCCGTGCGCCACGCCATCGACAACGCCCTGGCCGCGCCACGCGCCGCCGCCGTGGTCGAGGCCGCCGCGCAGCAAGCCGCCCTGGATGCAGCCCGCCAGCCCGGCCTGATCGACGACACGGCCGCGACCGCCTTCAAGCCTGCTGCAGCGCCCGCCTGGCCGCAAACCCGCATGAGTTTTGGCGAAGAGCGCGCGGGCACACCTGTCAGCGATCTGGCCAAGCTCTGGGCGCCCATGCGTGAAGCCGCGCCTGCCCCCCTGGGTGCCACACCCCAATCCGCACCGCCGGCATCACCGGCTCAAGCGCCCATGGCGGCAGCTGCAACAGAACCCACGGCAGCGCCTGCGCCAGACGCAGCCCCAGCGGACGGCGAAGCCTCGGGCATCAAGCTGCGTCCTTCGGGCCAGTCCAGCTACTTTCAGGCAAAACCGGCTACAGCGGTGGTACAGGAAGCGTCAGCAGCTATCAACCTTGCAGCACCCATCTCTGCACCAGCTCCTGTCGCATCCACTGCTGCTGCCGCAGCGACGAGCACGCCCGCCGCTGCCGACAATCCCCCCGTCTGGCCCCTGGGCCGGGCCGTGGCACAGATCCACGGCGTCTATATCCTGGCCGAGAACAGCCAGGGCATGGTCATCGTGGACATGCATGCCGCACACGAGCGCATCGTCTACGAGCAGCTCAAGAACGCCGTCAACGGTGACGAACAGATTCCCAGCCAGCCGCTGCTGATTCCGGCCACGTTTGCCGCCACGCCCGAAGAGGTGGCCACGGCCGAAGCCCATGCAGACACGCTGCAGACGCTGGGCATGGAGGTTTCGCCCTTCTCGCCCAAGACCCTGGCCGTGCGTGCCGTGCCTGCCACACTGGCCCAGGGTGATGCCGTGGAGCTCGCGCGCAGCGTGCTGGCCGAGCTGGCCCAGCACGACGCCAGCACCGTGGTGCAGCGTGCGCGCAACGAGATTCTGGCGACCATGGCCTGCCATGGCGCGGTGCGCGCCAACCGCAAGCTCACCATCGACGAGATGAATGCGCTGCTGCGCCAGATGGAGGTGACCGAGCGCTCCGACCAGTGCAATCACGGCCGCCCCACCTGGCGCCAGCTCAGCATGAAGGAGCTGGATGCGCTGTTTCTGCGCGGGCGCTGA
- a CDS encoding DedA family protein → MEIIQFLIDFILHIDKHLEAFVVAYGPWVYALLFIIVFVETGVVVMPFLPGDSLMFIVGALCGAGYMSYPLAVVVLLAAAILGDQSNYTIGRYLGPKVFQWEDSRWFNRKAFDQAHNFYERYGGVTIILARFMPFIRTFAPFVAGVAHMSRAKFSMFNVVGAILWVLGISAAGYFFGNLEWVKSNLEKIIWGLILVPGLIAIFGAWRAGRADKAKAA, encoded by the coding sequence TTGGAAATCATCCAGTTTCTGATCGACTTCATCCTGCACATCGACAAGCACCTGGAAGCGTTTGTCGTGGCCTACGGGCCCTGGGTGTATGCCTTGTTGTTCATCATCGTGTTTGTGGAAACCGGCGTCGTGGTCATGCCTTTCCTGCCCGGTGACTCGCTGATGTTCATCGTCGGCGCCTTGTGCGGTGCAGGCTATATGAGCTATCCGCTGGCGGTTGTGGTGCTGCTGGCCGCCGCGATTCTGGGCGACCAGAGCAATTACACGATAGGCCGTTATCTGGGTCCCAAGGTGTTTCAGTGGGAAGACTCGCGCTGGTTCAACCGCAAGGCCTTCGACCAGGCGCACAACTTCTATGAGCGCTATGGCGGCGTGACCATCATCCTCGCGCGCTTCATGCCGTTCATCCGCACCTTTGCCCCGTTTGTGGCGGGCGTTGCGCACATGAGCCGGGCCAAGTTCAGCATGTTCAATGTGGTGGGGGCCATTCTGTGGGTGCTTGGCATCAGCGCTGCGGGTTACTTCTTCGGCAATCTGGAATGGGTCAAGAGCAATCTGGAAAAAATCATCTGGGGCCTGATTCTGGTGCCGGGCCTGATTGCCATTTTCGGTGCCTGGCGTGCCGGCCGTGCCGACAAGGCAAAGGCCGCATGA
- a CDS encoding glycine zipper 2TM domain-containing protein gives MKLRTLALSAATALTLIMTGCSTNPTSAQVGTGVGAVAGGVVGNAVFGGTLGTVGGAAAGALIGNEVGKRH, from the coding sequence ATGAAACTTCGCACTCTCGCACTGAGCGCAGCCACTGCCCTGACCCTCATCATGACCGGCTGCTCGACCAACCCCACCAGCGCCCAGGTAGGTACCGGCGTAGGCGCCGTGGCTGGCGGCGTGGTCGGCAATGCCGTGTTCGGTGGCACGCTGGGCACCGTAGGTGGCGCGGCCGCCGGTGCACTGATCGGCAATGAAGTGGGCAAGCGCCACTAA